A DNA window from Bacteroidetes Order II. bacterium contains the following coding sequences:
- a CDS encoding DNA-3-methyladenine glycosylase 2 family protein, which produces MLPFDAIRAVNYLSAQDAILATLMHQVGPYLVLPKPLPSVFEALTESIIYQQLSGKAAETIYRRFRSLFSAHAHPTPEEILKTPHDALRGVGISHAKVRAIHDLALKTINHEIPTLAQIRNMSDEVVIEALTKVRGIGPWTVEMMLLFDLGRPDVLPATDLGVQKGFQKTYGHADLPKPAEIRIFAERWRPYRSVASWYMYRALER; this is translated from the coding sequence ATGCTACCTTTCGATGCCATACGTGCAGTCAACTATTTATCCGCACAAGATGCTATTTTGGCTACCCTCATGCACCAAGTTGGGCCATATTTGGTATTGCCAAAACCACTGCCATCCGTATTTGAGGCGCTGACCGAATCCATAATCTATCAACAACTTTCCGGGAAAGCAGCAGAAACCATTTATCGGCGGTTTCGGTCACTTTTTTCAGCACACGCCCATCCTACACCCGAAGAAATCCTCAAGACGCCGCACGACGCCCTTCGTGGTGTTGGTATTTCCCATGCCAAAGTCCGGGCCATTCACGATTTGGCTTTAAAGACCATTAATCACGAAATTCCAACTTTGGCACAAATCCGCAACATGTCCGACGAGGTGGTTATCGAAGCCCTGACAAAAGTTCGTGGCATTGGTCCTTGGACGGTTGAGATGATGTTGCTCTTTGATCTGGGAAGACCGGATGTATTACCTGCTACCGACTTGGGTGTACAAAAAGGGTTCCAGAAAACATATGGCCACGCGGATTTACCCAAGCCTGCCGAAATACGCATTTTTGCTGAACGTTGGCGGCCATACCGAAGTGTCGCTTCTTGGTATATGTACCGCGCCTTAGAACGTTAA
- a CDS encoding metallophosphoesterase family protein: protein MTIGILSDTHHFFHPDLAGFLAETDLILHAGDIGNTNVLDQLASIGPEVRAVWGNIDGQELRKRLPQHQRFSIEGCTFWMTHIGGHPGRWDSSVRATLLEAPPHVFICGHSHILRIERVARLQNMLYINPGAAGMQGWHKEKTLVRLQVWGGKPTSAEVIHL, encoded by the coding sequence ATGACGATTGGTATCTTATCCGACACGCACCATTTTTTTCATCCGGACCTGGCTGGATTTCTGGCCGAAACCGACTTGATTTTACACGCGGGCGATATTGGAAATACAAACGTATTAGACCAGTTGGCATCCATTGGCCCGGAGGTTCGTGCTGTCTGGGGCAATATAGATGGACAGGAACTTAGGAAGCGTCTTCCGCAACATCAACGGTTTAGCATAGAGGGCTGCACCTTTTGGATGACCCACATTGGCGGACATCCAGGACGCTGGGATTCATCCGTTCGGGCTACCTTATTGGAGGCGCCTCCACACGTTTTCATCTGCGGTCACAGTCATATCCTTCGGATTGAGCGGGTCGCCCGATTACAGAACATGCTCTACATCAATCCCGGAGCGGCCGGAATGCAGGGCTGGCACAAGGAAAAAACCCTTGTACGGCTTCAGGTTTGGGGAGGGAAACCCACTTCCGCCGAAGTAATTCATCTCTAA
- a CDS encoding LysM peptidoglycan-binding domain-containing protein, translating to MMMIKQQLFARHTVLGAIMFCLSFGMAYAQISVDGTKHIIQKGETLYSIAKKYGLSLSDLRQLNGLKNFRLDAGGVLNIKKSTSTTGSVPVSTAEPIPSASPSTSSTATAPAVPTTTGADKVMHTVKPGETLYSISRRYGLSVDKLKTMNNLPDNTVKLGQVLTIEGVNLETVARKSVQQRSVAASTINSRRTGGIVGVDDQSDPAATNPRRTGGIVGVDDQSDPAATNPRRTGGVVGVDDQQVAPPGSYIVKAGDTVFSIAQRHKLTPAALRRLNGLRNDRITVGQVLKVVTPAASASPSTSSEATPKPTAPARSATVARSTSLPGQTKAGKTHSINRGDTFYSIATSYNIAVADILAANPGTWAGKNLKPGEVIQLPATSGKYERKHVVQAGEGITEIANKYNVSANSIRVVNSTGNILKKGQVLRIPNKEQGISFASALKGTIQKGKAVIDTRANGTATNSGEKLDQDELTISHKNLPMNSVVLISNKSKNMHTFARVIDRTTSGANLALVSPKVAQEIGISGSGEIELRLVKNGK from the coding sequence ATGATGATGATTAAACAACAGTTATTCGCTCGGCACACCGTTTTGGGGGCCATAATGTTTTGTTTGTCTTTTGGGATGGCATACGCCCAGATCTCGGTTGATGGAACAAAACATATTATCCAAAAGGGTGAAACCTTGTATTCGATTGCCAAAAAATATGGTCTGTCCTTAAGCGATTTGCGTCAACTGAATGGCCTTAAAAATTTTCGCTTGGATGCAGGCGGGGTGCTAAATATTAAAAAAAGTACCTCGACCACAGGAAGCGTTCCCGTCTCAACGGCAGAGCCTATTCCATCGGCTTCGCCTTCTACAAGCAGTACAGCCACTGCCCCTGCTGTTCCAACCACTACGGGTGCGGATAAGGTGATGCATACTGTGAAACCAGGTGAAACACTTTATTCCATTTCGCGTCGGTACGGCTTGAGTGTTGATAAGTTGAAAACGATGAACAATCTACCCGATAACACGGTGAAGTTGGGGCAAGTACTGACCATTGAAGGAGTGAATTTAGAAACAGTTGCCCGGAAAAGCGTGCAACAACGATCGGTGGCAGCCTCCACAATCAATTCGCGTCGGACTGGTGGCATTGTGGGCGTTGATGACCAATCTGATCCAGCGGCGACCAATCCCCGCCGCACCGGTGGCATTGTGGGCGTTGATGACCAATCTGATCCAGCGGCGACCAATCCCCGCCGTACCGGTGGCGTTGTGGGTGTGGATGATCAACAAGTGGCGCCACCTGGATCCTATATTGTAAAAGCGGGAGACACGGTTTTTTCCATTGCACAACGGCATAAACTGACCCCGGCAGCGCTACGGCGTTTAAATGGTCTCCGGAATGATAGAATTACGGTTGGGCAGGTGTTAAAAGTAGTGACCCCTGCGGCTTCTGCTTCTCCGAGTACCTCCTCCGAGGCAACACCAAAGCCGACAGCCCCTGCGCGGTCGGCTACGGTGGCGCGTTCAACGAGCTTGCCGGGACAAACAAAAGCAGGCAAAACACATAGCATAAACCGTGGTGATACCTTTTATAGCATTGCCACCAGTTACAACATAGCCGTAGCAGATATATTGGCGGCGAATCCGGGGACGTGGGCAGGTAAAAACCTCAAGCCCGGCGAGGTCATCCAATTACCCGCAACGTCGGGCAAATATGAGCGAAAGCATGTGGTTCAGGCAGGTGAGGGTATTACAGAGATTGCCAACAAATACAATGTGTCCGCTAATTCTATCCGAGTTGTCAATAGTACTGGAAATATTTTGAAAAAAGGACAAGTATTACGCATCCCAAATAAAGAACAAGGTATTTCGTTTGCTTCGGCACTGAAAGGAACCATCCAAAAAGGAAAAGCAGTTATAGATACCCGTGCCAATGGGACAGCCACCAATTCGGGCGAAAAATTAGATCAGGATGAACTTACTATTTCCCATAAAAACTTGCCTATGAACTCGGTGGTTTTAATTTCGAACAAATCCAAGAATATGCATACTTTTGCGCGAGTGATAGATCGCACTACCAGCGGTGCGAATCTGGCATTGGTTTCTCCTAAGGTGGCGCAGGAAATAGGGATATCGGGAAGTGGAGAAATAGAACTTCGTCTGGTGAAAAATGGGAAATAA
- a CDS encoding TPM domain-containing protein, producing the protein MRYALRLLCLLLLGIPVYGQKINLKSTGPVTDAANLFSGNEREILRQKLNAYEDSTSNQFVVVTIPSLEGMDANQYATELGHEWGVGTKNKDNGVIVLISKGDRKAYIAVGRGLEANITDFTAKQIVREYMVPAFRQEQYFQGTNTAVDALISAASGAYQSDGTSSDDDDFAGLIFFLFILILIILFFVVVSKASRRNRGGDGFGGGYGGGPIIFGSGWDSSSSSSSGWSSGGSSDFGFGGGDFGGGGAGDSW; encoded by the coding sequence ATGCGTTACGCTTTGCGTTTGTTGTGCCTGCTGTTGTTGGGCATTCCGGTTTACGGTCAAAAAATCAACCTTAAGTCCACTGGTCCCGTCACCGACGCGGCCAACTTGTTTTCGGGTAACGAGCGCGAAATCTTGCGACAAAAACTAAATGCCTACGAAGACTCAACCTCGAATCAGTTTGTCGTAGTGACCATACCTTCTTTAGAAGGCATGGATGCGAACCAATATGCCACCGAATTGGGTCATGAGTGGGGCGTTGGAACAAAAAACAAGGACAACGGCGTGATTGTGCTGATTTCTAAAGGAGATCGGAAGGCTTATATTGCTGTAGGACGTGGCTTGGAGGCCAATATCACCGACTTTACCGCCAAACAAATTGTTCGGGAATACATGGTGCCTGCTTTTCGGCAGGAACAGTATTTCCAAGGAACGAATACTGCGGTGGATGCCTTAATATCGGCAGCCAGTGGCGCCTATCAATCTGATGGCACATCCTCTGATGACGACGATTTCGCTGGGTTGATTTTCTTCCTGTTTATTTTGATCCTTATCATTCTCTTTTTTGTAGTGGTGAGCAAGGCTTCGCGCCGAAATAGGGGTGGAGATGGTTTTGGTGGTGGATATGGTGGTGGGCCTATTATCTTCGGAAGTGGCTGGGATTCTTCCTCCTCGTCGTCATCTGGGTGGAGTAGCGGCGGCAGCTCCGACTTTGGCTTCGGTGGGGGAGACTTTGGCGGAGGTGGCGCTGGGGATAGTTGGTAA
- a CDS encoding insulinase family protein: MFVHRIKTLKTENATIFALPTSVREVVSWYGSFYSFPEGDHPDPMLLQELMVAMLDKGTLYRDKFVISDELEKRGAQLQLFSDGLRIGFFGRSLKADLPAVLGVLGEQLNTPQFGPEEFDKLRLQTISARQRSLSNTRYRAELGLNHALYPENHPNYNTPAEQEIALLEQMELEQVQAYHQKHISANQLIISTAGDVDPDGFASLVDQVFGDWQVENRTSTFATLGNINPGKTVTALKDRQNLDVMMGVPTPVTTQHPDYLALYLGTYILGGNFSARLMNTVRDEQGLTYGIGASLSGVTQEYAGYFQIYVTLSQENLERGISATKEQLRKWVQEGITESELAEKKTTIAGKYQVEMATTHGLARAMQQNAEEGYPLDMLDEYVPKIEALTAEEVNRVIRQYINPEDIHLSIAGTLPESLNR; the protein is encoded by the coding sequence ATGTTTGTTCATAGAATTAAAACCCTTAAAACTGAAAATGCCACCATTTTTGCCCTCCCAACATCTGTCCGGGAGGTGGTTTCGTGGTACGGCTCTTTCTATTCCTTCCCAGAAGGCGACCACCCCGATCCAATGCTTTTACAAGAACTGATGGTGGCTATGTTGGATAAAGGAACCTTATACCGCGATAAGTTTGTGATCTCGGATGAATTAGAAAAACGGGGTGCACAACTTCAACTGTTCTCCGACGGTTTGCGCATTGGTTTCTTTGGGAGGTCACTTAAAGCCGACTTGCCTGCCGTGCTGGGTGTACTTGGTGAGCAACTGAATACCCCACAGTTCGGCCCTGAAGAATTTGACAAATTACGGCTACAAACCATCTCTGCTCGGCAACGCAGTTTGTCAAACACCCGATATAGGGCAGAATTGGGGTTAAACCATGCCCTGTATCCAGAAAATCATCCCAATTATAACACACCTGCCGAACAGGAAATTGCCCTTCTGGAGCAGATGGAACTGGAACAAGTGCAAGCATATCATCAGAAGCATATCTCGGCCAATCAATTGATTATCAGCACCGCTGGAGATGTGGATCCTGATGGTTTTGCAAGCTTGGTTGATCAGGTTTTTGGGGATTGGCAGGTGGAAAACCGGACTTCGACTTTTGCGACCTTGGGCAATATCAATCCAGGAAAAACAGTAACGGCACTCAAAGACCGCCAAAATTTAGATGTCATGATGGGCGTTCCGACGCCCGTCACCACACAACATCCCGACTATTTGGCCTTGTACTTGGGGACATACATTCTGGGGGGGAATTTCTCGGCACGCCTCATGAATACGGTTCGGGATGAACAAGGGTTGACTTATGGCATCGGTGCAAGCCTTTCTGGCGTTACACAAGAATACGCAGGTTATTTTCAAATTTACGTTACGTTGAGCCAAGAAAACCTCGAAAGAGGCATTTCTGCTACCAAGGAGCAACTTCGTAAATGGGTACAAGAAGGTATTACCGAAAGTGAGTTGGCCGAAAAGAAAACCACGATTGCCGGAAAATACCAAGTGGAAATGGCGACGACGCACGGATTGGCCAGGGCCATGCAGCAAAATGCCGAAGAAGGGTATCCGCTTGATATGCTGGATGAGTATGTACCCAAAATTGAGGCCCTCACTGCGGAGGAGGTAAATCGGGTGATTCGTCAATACATCAATCCCGAAGACATACACTTATCTATAGCGGGGACTTTGCCGGAATCGTTGAATCGGTAA
- a CDS encoding insulinase family protein produces MLEAFSFIETSGGIEQWVHQSNDLQVLLYPDATAPVVTFMVTYRVGSRNEIPGNTGATHFLEHMMFKGTERFNKQAGTSVFNVLQRVGAMVNATTWMDRTNYFELLPKAHLPLAMEIEADRMRFARLSPEDVASEKTVILNEFDRGDNEPTQNLYQTVWSTAYLAHPYHHSTIGWRSDIEQTTPEKLRAFYDTFYWPDNATLSIIGDIDREQALAWVHQYFGGLPKSTVPRPEVTIREPQQRGERRITVRKEAELGSVMIAFKNPEGLHTDNDALDMLAMALGSGKNSRLYRALTDQGLTVAAYAANSRHRDPGLFYLFGYQAMGVRHAKIEKAILKVLKEVQKNGITQEELDRARQKIKTSMAFDRDGSYNIASELNEAIAIGDWKFYTEYVTRIGAVTVADIQRVAQTYLIEDKRTIGWHLPK; encoded by the coding sequence ATGCTAGAAGCCTTTTCTTTTATCGAAACCTCTGGTGGCATTGAACAGTGGGTACACCAATCCAACGATTTACAGGTATTGTTGTACCCGGATGCCACCGCGCCTGTGGTGACCTTTATGGTGACGTATCGTGTGGGAAGCCGCAACGAAATACCGGGGAATACGGGTGCTACCCACTTTTTAGAACACATGATGTTCAAAGGAACGGAACGCTTTAATAAACAAGCCGGGACATCGGTATTTAATGTATTACAACGGGTGGGGGCCATGGTGAATGCCACCACTTGGATGGACCGAACCAATTATTTTGAACTGCTGCCCAAAGCCCATTTGCCCTTAGCGATGGAAATTGAAGCCGACCGGATGCGATTTGCCCGCTTGAGTCCAGAAGATGTGGCTTCCGAGAAAACCGTAATCTTAAATGAGTTTGACCGAGGTGACAATGAACCGACACAAAATCTGTATCAAACAGTGTGGAGTACGGCCTACTTGGCGCATCCATACCACCATAGCACCATTGGTTGGCGGAGCGACATCGAGCAAACCACGCCGGAAAAACTGCGGGCATTTTATGATACGTTCTATTGGCCTGATAATGCCACGCTTTCTATTATCGGAGACATAGACCGCGAACAGGCGTTGGCTTGGGTACATCAGTATTTTGGCGGCCTCCCAAAATCCACTGTTCCGCGCCCCGAAGTAACCATCAGGGAGCCACAACAACGGGGTGAACGCCGGATAACCGTTCGCAAAGAAGCCGAGTTGGGGTCTGTGATGATTGCCTTTAAAAACCCGGAAGGGCTACATACCGATAATGATGCATTAGACATGTTGGCTATGGCGCTTGGTTCGGGCAAAAACAGCCGCCTTTACCGTGCGCTTACGGATCAGGGGCTGACCGTCGCTGCATATGCGGCCAATTCGCGCCATCGCGATCCTGGATTGTTTTACCTATTTGGGTATCAGGCAATGGGGGTTCGTCATGCCAAAATTGAAAAAGCCATACTGAAAGTCCTTAAAGAAGTGCAGAAAAATGGCATTACGCAAGAAGAACTGGACCGCGCCCGCCAAAAAATCAAGACCTCGATGGCATTCGATAGGGACGGCTCGTACAATATCGCTTCCGAATTGAACGAAGCCATTGCTATTGGAGACTGGAAGTTCTACACTGAGTATGTTACCCGAATTGGGGCTGTAACGGTGGCAGATATACAGCGCGTTGCCCAAACATACCTCATCGAAGACAAGCGTACCATTGGTTGGCACTTGCCAAAATAA
- a CDS encoding PP2C family protein-serine/threonine phosphatase, giving the protein MREKFDLLALYETSTLLNDSLEIGFILDNLLRTAMSKLLVTRSIALLSHPVHQVYTIASAQGIHHIDKTEAFGFDLFPVPAPGLSEAPVPLKKWGIHYLLPLTARKQHLGFVGFGQKVTKQPFLPEEASFVQSLVHISSVAVHNAAMVAELQTANQDLALKIQQLNTLFDLAAGFGATQGKEKVLKQLGFSLMGHLMIRQFAFLLKEHTTDTPFQFSPVIAKGLNITLQASEIQALSELKELVLLPNPQLQWESFSKRGLRLILPLRIQNETRGVLCLGDKTSQLPYTQTDIEFMTALGQLTLTSLENVSLLATRLENERLEEEMRLASNIQRRLLPQRLPSIPDWSVDVWSQPARHVGGDFFDVRPLDEHRFLIAIADVTGKGMPAALLMSHLQAGIQFQLATRALSDLAQATAMLNAVITDNTDSDKFITFFWGILDLRDQTFVFVNAGHDAPIWFRSGREVLRLETGGPLLGVLKHVPYEQGRIRLQPGDRIFFYTDGLSEALNPNHEEMGVQRLLQTLVAANTPHATQALSMIKDAVLQWADTAPQSDDRTAIVLQAETF; this is encoded by the coding sequence ATGCGTGAAAAGTTTGACCTCCTTGCCCTCTACGAAACCAGTACATTACTGAACGACTCGCTCGAAATTGGGTTTATTCTCGATAATCTACTCCGAACCGCCATGAGCAAATTACTCGTCACCCGGAGTATTGCCCTTTTATCGCATCCAGTTCATCAGGTATATACCATTGCTTCGGCACAAGGAATCCATCACATAGACAAAACAGAGGCTTTTGGTTTCGACCTTTTCCCCGTTCCTGCCCCCGGCCTTTCAGAAGCGCCCGTCCCCCTCAAAAAGTGGGGCATCCATTATCTCCTTCCCCTTACTGCAAGAAAACAACATCTTGGATTTGTTGGATTTGGCCAGAAAGTAACCAAGCAACCATTTTTGCCAGAAGAAGCTTCTTTTGTACAATCCTTGGTTCATATATCTTCGGTAGCCGTGCACAATGCTGCCATGGTTGCCGAACTACAAACGGCCAACCAAGACCTCGCCCTTAAAATCCAGCAACTAAATACGTTATTTGATTTAGCAGCCGGATTTGGCGCCACCCAAGGCAAAGAAAAAGTTCTGAAACAATTGGGATTTTCATTGATGGGCCACCTAATGATCCGCCAATTCGCTTTTCTTCTTAAAGAACATACAACAGATACCCCATTTCAGTTTTCGCCTGTCATTGCCAAAGGGTTGAACATAACGCTCCAAGCCTCCGAAATACAAGCCTTATCCGAATTAAAAGAATTGGTGCTGTTGCCTAATCCCCAACTGCAATGGGAGTCTTTTTCCAAAAGGGGGCTTCGGCTGATCCTCCCACTTCGCATCCAGAACGAGACGCGCGGTGTCTTGTGCCTCGGAGACAAAACCTCTCAGTTGCCTTATACCCAGACCGATATAGAATTCATGACCGCTTTGGGTCAACTTACCTTAACCTCTCTCGAAAATGTTTCCTTGCTTGCCACGCGCCTTGAAAACGAGCGATTAGAAGAGGAAATGCGTTTGGCCAGTAATATCCAACGCAGGCTTCTTCCTCAAAGATTGCCATCCATTCCCGATTGGAGCGTAGATGTGTGGAGCCAACCTGCACGGCATGTGGGTGGTGATTTTTTTGACGTAAGACCTTTAGACGAACATCGTTTTTTAATTGCCATTGCCGATGTTACCGGAAAAGGGATGCCCGCTGCCCTGTTGATGTCCCATTTACAAGCAGGCATTCAGTTCCAATTGGCCACCCGTGCCCTTTCCGACCTGGCCCAAGCAACAGCAATGCTCAATGCCGTGATTACCGACAATACCGATTCGGATAAGTTTATCACGTTTTTTTGGGGGATTTTAGACTTACGTGATCAAACTTTTGTTTTCGTTAACGCCGGACATGATGCCCCCATTTGGTTCCGTTCTGGACGCGAGGTCTTACGACTTGAAACGGGCGGGCCTCTCTTGGGTGTTTTAAAACATGTACCATACGAACAAGGCCGTATTCGTCTCCAACCCGGTGACCGCATTTTCTTCTATACAGATGGCCTTTCCGAAGCCCTGAATCCTAATCATGAAGAGATGGGAGTGCAACGCCTCCTTCAGACACTGGTAGCGGCAAACACTCCTCATGCGACCCAAGCCCTTTCCATGATCAAGGATGCGGTTCTTCAATGGGCTGATACGGCCCCTCAAAGCGACGACCGCACAGCAATTGTATTACAAGCAGAAACCTTTTAA
- a CDS encoding tetratricopeptide repeat protein, translated as MSRLERLKMYLAEDPTDAFTQFAIAQEYLKMGDLMAARTQFEALVEGHPGYVGTYYHLGKLYEKFGDREKAEATYKLGTQVADSQSAMHERAELQNALVSLQLNFHDDD; from the coding sequence ATTTCTAGATTAGAAAGACTCAAAATGTATTTGGCAGAGGACCCAACCGATGCTTTTACACAATTTGCAATCGCACAGGAATACCTGAAAATGGGTGATCTAATGGCTGCGCGGACGCAATTTGAAGCCCTCGTCGAAGGGCATCCGGGATACGTCGGGACATACTACCATCTGGGTAAACTGTATGAGAAGTTTGGTGATCGCGAAAAAGCGGAGGCGACCTATAAATTAGGCACGCAAGTTGCTGATAGTCAATCTGCGATGCATGAACGTGCAGAATTGCAAAACGCGCTAGTTTCTCTACAGCTTAACTTTCATGATGATGATTAA
- a CDS encoding bile acid:sodium symporter family protein, with amino-acid sequence MPPDIDQVVLNFSPASLTLLNAILVFLMFGVALEIRLSDFQNILAFPRAVFIGLLNQYLIFPAFTFVLVWFWQPPPSMALGLFLVAACPGGSLSNYLTNFSGGNTALSVSMTTVSTVASIIATPALFAFWSSLYPPARHLLREIALDPIGMIGSIVLILGAPLALGMWIGTRFPTFTAKIVKPIRKASLLIFVFFLMGALAANAVHFVNIIGSIFLLIALHNGAALAFGYYFSKLARLPEADRRAMSIEIAIHNTGLGLALVFSFFSGLGGMAVVAGWWGIWDLITGLGLGAWWRTKKTHVL; translated from the coding sequence ATGCCGCCAGATATTGATCAGGTTGTTCTGAACTTTTCGCCCGCTTCCCTTACCTTGTTAAATGCGATTTTGGTTTTCCTTATGTTTGGTGTTGCTTTAGAAATCCGCTTGTCTGATTTTCAGAATATCCTTGCATTTCCGCGTGCTGTTTTTATAGGTTTATTAAATCAATACCTTATTTTTCCTGCATTTACTTTTGTGCTGGTCTGGTTCTGGCAACCACCACCGAGTATGGCACTCGGGTTGTTTTTGGTTGCAGCCTGTCCGGGTGGAAGTTTATCCAATTATCTGACCAATTTCAGCGGAGGAAATACGGCGCTTTCGGTTAGCATGACAACTGTTTCGACGGTGGCTTCTATCATTGCCACCCCCGCTTTGTTTGCATTTTGGAGCAGCTTATACCCACCCGCTCGCCATTTATTGCGTGAGATCGCACTAGATCCCATAGGAATGATTGGTTCAATTGTGCTGATTCTCGGTGCACCACTGGCTCTTGGAATGTGGATAGGCACCCGTTTTCCGACATTTACAGCCAAAATCGTAAAGCCTATCCGAAAAGCTTCTTTATTGATTTTTGTCTTTTTTTTGATGGGCGCTTTGGCAGCCAATGCCGTTCATTTCGTCAATATTATCGGCTCCATTTTCCTTTTGATTGCTCTCCACAATGGTGCAGCACTTGCGTTCGGATACTACTTTTCAAAATTGGCTCGCCTTCCCGAGGCTGACCGACGCGCCATGTCTATCGAAATTGCCATTCACAATACAGGCTTGGGGCTAGCCCTCGTTTTCTCCTTCTTTAGCGGGCTTGGCGGGATGGCTGTGGTTGCCGGTTGGTGGGGAATTTGGGACTTAATCACTGGCTTGGGGCTTGGGGCTTGGTGGCGAACTAAAAAAACACACGTTTTATGA
- a CDS encoding peptide deformylase, whose translation MSTLQVLLLGDPRLYEKCTPIIGSDWLDVPNMVAQLDAVLKAFKAQYGVFRGIAAPQLGIMKRIIYVNIDHPIVIINPELSELSEEMFELWDDCMCFPNLLVRVKRHNRCTLHFQNEHQEAQMWQIEGALSELIQHEYDHLEGILAIQRAIEPTAYRWRP comes from the coding sequence ATGTCAACTCTTCAGGTATTATTACTTGGCGACCCAAGGCTTTATGAAAAATGTACGCCGATTATTGGAAGCGACTGGCTGGACGTACCCAATATGGTTGCACAATTAGATGCAGTTTTGAAAGCTTTCAAAGCCCAATATGGCGTTTTTCGTGGAATTGCAGCACCTCAATTGGGCATCATGAAACGAATAATTTATGTAAACATTGACCATCCAATAGTTATCATTAATCCGGAACTATCCGAACTTAGCGAGGAAATGTTTGAATTGTGGGATGACTGTATGTGCTTTCCAAATTTATTGGTGCGTGTAAAACGGCATAACCGTTGTACCCTTCACTTCCAAAATGAACATCAGGAGGCACAAATGTGGCAAATAGAAGGAGCGTTGTCTGAATTAATCCAGCATGAATATGACCACTTGGAAGGTATTTTGGCCATTCAAAGGGCCATTGAGCCAACAGCTTATAGGTGGCGTCCCTGA
- a CDS encoding LemA family protein, with the protein MKGGAILAIVVVALFGMWGCSQYNGLVTTDSEVQTAWANVQSAYQRRADLVPNLVSTVKGAANFEQQTLTQVVEARAKATSIQLKAEDLNDPQKMQQFQQAQASLSQGLGRLMMVAENYPQLRATEAFVGLQSQLEGTENRINTERNRYNEVVQNYNVKVRSFPLVMFAGMMGFSAKQPFQADASAQNAPKVQF; encoded by the coding sequence ATGAAAGGTGGTGCTATTCTTGCAATTGTTGTGGTGGCGCTCTTTGGTATGTGGGGCTGCTCTCAGTATAACGGCCTAGTAACAACCGATTCCGAAGTCCAAACCGCTTGGGCCAACGTACAATCGGCATATCAACGTCGTGCAGATCTTGTCCCGAACTTGGTCAGCACTGTGAAAGGTGCAGCCAATTTTGAACAACAAACCCTGACGCAAGTGGTGGAAGCACGGGCGAAAGCCACTTCTATCCAGTTAAAAGCAGAAGACTTGAATGATCCGCAGAAAATGCAGCAATTCCAACAAGCGCAGGCTTCGCTGAGCCAAGGCTTAGGGCGCTTGATGATGGTTGCAGAAAACTATCCGCAACTACGGGCGACAGAGGCTTTTGTAGGGCTTCAAAGTCAATTAGAAGGAACAGAAAACCGGATTAATACGGAGCGGAATCGTTACAACGAAGTGGTTCAAAACTACAACGTAAAGGTTCGGAGTTTTCCGTTGGTCATGTTTGCAGGTATGATGGGTTTCTCGGCCAAGCAGCCCTTCCAGGCAGATGCCAGTGCCCAAAATGCACCTAAAGTCCAGTTCTAA